In Cercospora beticola chromosome 3, complete sequence, the following proteins share a genomic window:
- the CDC48 gene encoding AAA ATPase cdc48, with translation MSAEPDHSASKGKVKLDNDPSGAEKRDENEVATAILKKKKKPNSLIVTDATTDDNSILALSNNTMETLQLFRGDTVLVKGKKRKDTVLIVLADDDLDDGSVRMNRVVRHNLRVKLGDVVTVNPCPDIKYAKRIAVLPMADTIEGLTGSLFDVFLAPYFREAYRPLRQGDLFTARAAMRTVEFKVVEIDPPEYGIVAQDTVIHCEGEPIQREDEEGNLNEVGYDDIGGCRKQMAQVRELVELPLRHPQLFKSIGIKPPRGILMYGPPGTGKTLMARAVANETGAFFFLINGPEIMSKMAGESESNLRKAFEEAEKNSPAIIFIDEIDSIAPKREKTNGEVERRVVSQLLTLMDGMKARSNVVVMAATNRPNSIDPALRRFGRFDREVDIGIPDPTGRLEILQIHTKNMKLADEVDLETIAAETHGYVGSDIASLCSEAAMQQIREKMDLIDLDEDTIDAEVLDSLGVTQENFRFALGVSNPSALREVAVVEVPNVRWEDIGGLEDVKRELVESVQYPVDHPEKFLKFGLSPSRGVLFYGPPGTGKTLLAKAVANECAANFISVKGPELLSMWFGESESNIRDIFDKARAAAPCVVFLDELDSIAKSRGGSQGDAGGASDRVVNQLLTEMDGMTSKKNVFVIGATNRPEQLDNALCRPGRLDTLVYVPLPDQPGRESILKAQLRKTPVAKDVDLSYIASKTHGFSGADLGFITQRAVKLAIKESISLAIEKQKEREAAEGDDTKMDEDVDEEDPVPELTKRHFEEAMSMARRSVTDTEIRRYEAFAQSMKNSAGGSAFFRFPEGGAEGAAAEAQQNGAGEEDLYD, from the exons ATGTCTGCAGAGCCAGACCACTCCGCCAGCAAGGGCAAGGTCAAGCTCGACAATGACCCATCGGGCGCCGAGAAGCGCGATGAGAATGAGGTCGCCACAGCAatcctcaagaagaagaagaagcccaaCAGCTTGATCGTCACAGACGCCACCACTGATGACAACTCGATTCTCGCCCTTTCCAACAACACTATGGAGACGCTACAGCTCTTCCGTGGTGACACAGTGCTcgtcaagggcaagaagcgaaAGGACACCGTCCTCATCGTGTTGGCCGATGACGACCTCGATGACGGGTCAGTGCGCATGAACCGCGTCGTGAGACACAACCTCCGCGTCAAGCTCGGCGACGTTGTCACAGTCAACCCATGCCCCGATATCAAGTACGCCAAGCGCATCGCTGTCCTGCCCATGGCCGACACCATCGAGGGCCTCACAGGCTCTCTCTTCGATGTGTTCCTCGCACCATACTTCCGCGAAGCCTACCGACCGCTTCGACAAGGCGATCTCTTCACAGCTCGCGCGGCTATGCGCACAGTGGAGTTCAAGGTCGTCGAGATCGACCCGCCCGAGTACGGTATTGTGGCACAAGACACAGTCATCCACTGTGAAGGCGAGCCGATCCAgcgagaagacgaggagggtAACCTCAATGAGGTTGGGTACGATGACATTGGTGGCTGCCGCAAGCAGATGGCACAGGTGCGAGAGCTGGTCGAGCTGCCTCTTCGGCATCCACAACTCTTCAAGTCCATCGGTATCAAGCCTCCGCGTGGTATCCTGATGTACGGACCTCCGGGTACTGGTAAGACTCTGATGGCGCGAGCCGTCGCTAACGAGACCGGTGCCTTTTTCTTCCTGATCAACGGACCTGAAATCATGTCGAAGATGGCTGGTGAGTCCGAGTCGAATCTGCGAAAAGCTTTCGAGGAGGCCGAGAAGAACAGCCCGGCCATCATCTTCATTGACGAAATCGACTCTATCGCGCCCAAGCGTGAGAAGACCAACGGCGAAGTCGAGCGTCGTGTCGTTTCTCAGCTGCTCACCCTCATGGACGGTATGAAGGCCCGCTCAAATGTGGTCGTCATGGCCGCCACCAACCGCCCTAACTCGATCGACCCTGCCCTTCGCCGCTTCGGCCGCTTCGATCGCGAGGTCGACATTGGCATTCCTGACCCAACCGGTCGTCTCGAGATTCTGCAAATCCACACCAAGAACATGAAACTCGCCGACGAGGTCGACCTCGAAACGATCGCCGCCGAAACGCACGGTTACGTTGGTTCCGATATCGCCTCGCTCTGTTCAGAAGCAGCCATGCAGCAGATTCGTGAGAAGATGGACTTGATCGATCTTGATGAGGACACAATTGATGCTGAGGTTCTTGACAGCCTTGGTGTCACACAAGAGAACTTCCGCTTCGCCCTGGGCGTCAGCAACCCAAGCGCTCTTCGCGAGGTCGCTGTTGTCGAGGTGCCAAACGTGCGGTGGGAGGACATTGGTGGCCTGGAGGACGTCAAGCGCGAGCTCGTCGAGAGCGTGCAATATCCAGTCGACCACCCAGAGAAGTTCCTCAAGTTCGGTCTCAGCCCATCTCGCGGTGTGCTATTCTATGGTCCACCAGGTACTGGTAAGACGCTTCTTGCTAAGGCGGTTGCCAACGAGTGCGCCGCCAACTTCATCTCTGTCAAGGGTCCAGAGCTGCTCTCCATGTGGTTCGGAGAGTCCGAGTCCAACATTCGAGACATCTTCGACAAGGCTCGCGCTGCCGCACCATGTGTGGTCTTCCTCGATGAGCTGGACTCCATCGCCAAATCTCGAGGCGGCTCTCAGGGCGATGCCGGCGGTGCTAGCGATCGTGTCGTCAACCAGCTTCTCACTGAGATGGACGGTATgaccagcaagaagaacgtgTTCGTTATCGGTGCCACCAACCGACCCGAGCAACTCGACAACGCTCTGTGCCGTCCTGGTCGTCTCGATACTCTTGTGTACGTGCCGCTTCCTGACCAGCCAGGCCGTGAGAGTATCCTCAAGGCTCAGCTACGCAAGACCCCAGTCGCCAAGGATGTCGATCTCTCGTACATTGCCTCCAAGACACATGGCTTCTCCGGTGCCGATCTCGGCTTCATCACCCAGCGTGCTGTCAAGCTGGCCATCAAGGAGAGCATTTCGCTGGCCattgagaagcagaaggagcgTGAGGCCGCAGAGGGCGATGACACCAAGATGGACGAGGAcgtcgatgaggaggaccCAGTGCCAGAGCTCACGAAGCGCCACTTCGAGGAGGCCATGAGCATGGCTCGTCGCTCAGTCACAGACACTGAGATTAGGCGGTACGAGGCCTTCGCGCAGAGCATGAAGAATAGCGCTGGCGGCAGTGCTTTCTTCCGCTTCCCTGAAGGTGGTGCCGAGGGTGCTGCAGCCGAGGCCCAGCAGAATG GTGCTGGCGAAGAGGATCTCTACGATTAA
- a CDS encoding uncharacterized protein (MEROPS:MER0000432) gives MADFSKAPAGSKADIKPFKAHVDQQKIDDFKTLLKLSPVANANYENSDPSVAGPRRYGVPRDWLINAKDYWLNKYDWRKTEDYINSFPNFTAEAKDDLGYSHTIHFVALFSEREDAVPLALYHGWPGSFLEFLQILDILRKTYSPKDLPYHVIVPSIPGYAYSSGPPTDVDYGLENAAEALNNLASALFPQGYLAQGGDLGSMISRYQAANCSPCKGMHLNMSPVPRPKNADELHMSDIEAGALPRAARFRETGFAYALEHGTRTATIGHALAASPLAHLAWIGEKFLEWTDEDPSLDTILDGVSLYWFTDTFPRCIYPYRGLNGGDERPRISSVSGRGRGVQYVEKPSGYSFFPKELAPMPVSWVATSANLVFSNVHEGGGHFAALEKPKELLGDIEAWVKKAWKA, from the exons atggcagacTTTAGCAAAGCACCAGCAGGCTCCAAGGCTGATATCAAGCCGTTCAAAGCTCACGTCGACCAGCAAAAGATCGACGACTTCAAGAcccttctcaagctctcaCCGGTCGCCAATGCGAACTATGAGAATTCTGATCCTTCCGTAGCTGGACCACGTCGCTACGGTGTTCCACGAGACTGGCTGATCAATGCCAAAGACTACTGGCTTAACAAGTACGACTGGCGAAAGACTGAAGACTACATCAACAGCTTCCCCAACTTCACAGCCGAAGCCAAGGATGACTTAGGCTACTCTCATACAATCCACTTCGTTGCCCTCTTCAGCGAGAGAGAAGACGCTGTCCCTCTAGCGCTCTACCATGGCTGGCCAGGAAGTTTCCTCGAATTCCTCCAAATCCTCGATATCCTCCGCAAAACCTACTCTCCTAAAGACCTCCCTTACCACGTCATAGTCCCCAGTATTCCAGGCTACGCCTACTCCTCCGGGCCGCCAACTGACGTGGACTACGGCCTGGAAAATGCTGCCGAAGCGCTCAACAACCTGGCCTCCGCTCTCTTTCCACAAGGCTACCTTGCCCAAGGTGGTGACCTTGGCTCG ATGATCTCCCGCTACCAAGCCGCCAACTGTTCCCCATGCAAAGGGATGCACTTGAACATGTCTCCCGTCCCTCGTCCAAAGAACGCCGACGAGCTGCACATGTCCGACATCGAAGCCGGAGCCCTTCCGCGAGCAGCTCGTTTCCGTGAAACAGGTTTCGCTTACGCCCTCGAACACGGCACCCGAACCGCCACCATCGGTCACGCCCTCGCGGCCTCCCCACTGGCCCACCTCGCCTGGATCGGCGAGAAATTTCTCGAATGGACAGACGAGGATCCTTCCCTCGATACAATTCTCGATGGCGTCTCATTGTACTGGTTCACAGACACATTTCCAAGATGTATCTACCCCTACCGCGGTCTGAACGGTGGAGACGAAAGGCCACGCATCTCCTCCGTCAGCGGTAGAGGACGTGGAGTTCAATACGTTGAGAAACCTTCTGGTTACTCTTTCTTCCCGAAAGAATTGGCCCCGATGCCGGTTAGCTGGGTTGCCACGAGCGCGAACCTCGTATTTTCGAATGTGCATGAGGGAGGAGGACATTTTGCT GCTCTAGAGAAACCGAAAGAGCTACTTGGCGATATCGAGGCATGGGTCAAGAAGGCGTGGAAGGCGTGA